The Neospora caninum Liverpool complete genome, chromosome X genome includes a region encoding these proteins:
- a CDS encoding putative proteasome activator subunit yields the protein MESGEPASGGMRRLEASEAPVPSASGTGPAPNSCSSFSSSFSSSSLAASSGATAGNKKRPRGGTGAGKTTGGGGDIGIAEAVRLMQSGKLAKLEPSEEKVKEDYEQYRNDVTRRALKILTDDLPRRIAQFLRLVDVNAEPGTLLVCDDLPPPPSLGPLLSAAELESFSPKPVESDEARNTASTSSRSAQPSFPWSFAVDPVVSLTAADSARLQKMLQEKVKAAFCGDRASAAQETASRLPKSASQAEEREGDEPPAGRDQAEGTQQPDAPSVADRGSRQEAICARLGQQAKFVKEEAVAMRELLNAVKIFMQLHVPRIEDGNNFGVAIQEEAIHLLNRVEESAFNLYDTVMKYYLARAKLCSKLVKYPNTLDYQMAVVELDRKEWVHLKITNLDLRNNYIMLYDLICKNWQNVIAPKGRNHSTSQQALY from the exons ATGGAAAGCGGCGAGCCTGCGTCCGGGGGGATGCGCCGCTTGGAGGCGTCAGAGGCTCCAGTCCCCTCAGCTTCGGGAACAGGGCCCGCGCCGAATTCCTGTTCCTCATTTTCTTCatccttctcgtcgtcttctctaGCTGCTTCATCTGGGGCAACGGCAGGAAACAAGAAGAGGCCCAGGGGAGGAACGGGGGCAGGGAAGACAACTGGCGGGGGAGGGGACATAGGAATTGCTGAGGCTGTGCGTTTGATGCAGAGTGGCAAGCTCGCCAAATTGGAGCCTTCGGAGGAGAAGGTGAAGGAGGATTATGAACA GTATCGCAACGACGTCACTCGGCGAGCCCTGAAGATCCTCACGGATGATCTGCCTCGAAGAATTGCGCAgtttctgcgtctcgtcgATGTCAATGCGGAACCCGGGACGCTGCTCGTTTGCGATGATTTGCCACCGCCTCCTTCTCTGGgacctctcctctccgctgc GGAGCTCGAGAGTTTCTCCCCAAAGCCGGTTGAGTCGGATGAGGCGCGCAACACAGCCTCCACCTCGTCGCGTTCCGCGCAGCCCTCCTTCCCGTGGTCCTTCGCAGTGGATCCTGTGGTGTCTCTGACGGCGGCGGACTCTGCGCGCCTGCAGAAAATGCTCCAAGAGAAAGTGAAGGCTGCATTTTGCGGCGACCGAGCCtcggcggcgcaggagacggcctcgcgtcttcccaAGTCGGCAAGCCAGGCCGAGGAACGGGAGGGGGACGAACCGCCGGCAGGCAGAGACCAAGCGGAGGGGACCCAACAGCCGGATGCTCCGTCTGTTGCGGACAGGGGTtcgagacaggaagcgaTTTGCGCGCGTTTGGGGCAGCAGGCGAAGTTTGTGAAGGAGGAAGCGGTGGCGATGCGCGAACTGTTGAACGCGGTGAAGATTTTTATGCAGTTGCATGTGCCGCGAATCGAGGACGGGAACAACTTTGGCGTGGCGATTCAGGAGGAGGCGATCCACTTGCTGAATCGCGTGGAGGAGAGCGCGTTCAACTTGTACGACACGGTGATGAAGTACTACTTGGCGCGGGCGAAGCTTTGCAGCAAGTTGGTAAAGTACCCCAACACGTTGGACTACCAGATGGCCGTCGTCGAGCTCGATCGCAAGGAGTGGGTCCACCTGAAGATCACAAACCTCGACCTGCGAAACAACTACATCATGCTCTACGACTTGATCTGCAAAAACTGGCAGAATGTGATCGCGCCCAAGGGCCGAAACCACAGCACTAGCCAGCAAGCGCTGTACTAG